One part of the Sciurus carolinensis chromosome 4, mSciCar1.2, whole genome shotgun sequence genome encodes these proteins:
- the Tdg gene encoding G/T mismatch-specific thymine DNA glycosylase isoform X2: protein MEAENAGSYSLEQAQAFYSFPFQQMMTEAPDMAVTSEQQMPAEVPAPAPAQEPVQETPKGRKRKTRTTEPKKPVEPKKPAEPKKSGKSTKSKEKQEKITDTFKVKRKVDRFNGVSEAELLTKTLPDILTFNLDIVIIGINPGLMAAYKGHHYPGPGNHFWKCLFMSGLSEEQLNHMDDHTLPGKYGIGFTNMVERTTPGSKDLSSKEFREGGRILVQKLQKYQPRIAVFNGKCIYEIFSKEVFGVKVKNLEFGLQPHKIPDTETLCYVMPSSSARCAQFPRAQDKVHYYIKLKDLRDQLKGIERNTDVQEVQYTFDLQLAQEDAKKMAVKEEKYDPGYEAAYGGAYTENPCSSEPCGFSVDGLADSAELRGELAFGDIPNGQWMTQSFTDQIPSFSNHCGTQEQGEGSHA from the exons CTATTCCCTTGAGCAAGCTCaagcattttattcatttccatttcaACAAATGATGACTGAAGCTCCTGACATGGCAGTCACGAGTGAACAGCAAATGCCAGCAGAAGTCCCAGCACCAGCACCTGCTCAGGAGCCAGTACAAG agactccaaaaggaaggaaaagaaaaaccagaacaACTGAACCCAAAAAACCAGTGGAACCCAAAAAACCTGCTGAGCCAAAAAAATCTGGCAAGTccacaaaatcaaaagaaaagcaagaaaaaattacagacacatttaaagtaaaaagaaaagtagacCGTTTTAATGGTGTTTCCGAAGCTGAACTTTTGACCAAGACTCTCCCTGATATTTTGACCTTCAATCTGGACATTGTGATT ATTGGCATCAACCCAGGACTCATGGCTGCTTACAAAGGGCATCATTATCCTGGACCTGGAAACCATTTTT GGAAGTGTCTGTTTATGTCAGGACTGAGTGAGGAGCAGCTAAATCACATGGACGATCACACTTTACCAGGGAAATATGGTATTGGATTTACCAACATGGTGGAACGGACGACGCCAGGCAGCAAGGATCTTTCCAG tAAAGAATTTCGTGAAGGAGGACGTATTCTAGTACAGAAATTACAGAAATATCAGCCACGAATAGCGGTATTTAATGGAAAAT gtatttatgaaatttttagtAAAGAAGTTTTTGGAGTAAAGGTTAAGAACTTGGAATTTGGGCTTCAACCCCATAAGATCCCAGACACAGAAACT CTCTGCTATGTTATGCCATCGTCCAGTGCAAGGTGTGCTCAGTTTCCTCGAGCCCAGGACAAAGTCCACTACTATATTAAGCTGAAGGACTTAAGGGACCAGTTGAAAGGCATTGAACGGAACACGGACGTTCAAGAGGTGCAGTACACGTTTGACCTGCAGCTGGCCCAAG AGGATGCAAAGAAGATGGcagttaaggaagaaaaatatgaccCAGGCTATGAAGCAGCGTATGGTGGTGCTTACACTGAGAACCCATGCAGCAGTGAGCCCTGCGGCTTCTCCGTGGATGGGCTGG CTGACAGTGCAGAGTTAAGAGGAGAATTGGCTTTTGGTGACATTCCAAATGGGCAGTGGATGACCCAGTCGTTTACAGACCAGATTCCTTCCTTCAGCAATCACTGTGGAACGCAGGAGCAGGGAGAAGGGAGCCATGCCTAA
- the Tdg gene encoding G/T mismatch-specific thymine DNA glycosylase isoform X1, with the protein MEAENAGSYSLEQAQAFYSFPFQQMMTEAPDMAVTSEQQMPAEVPAPAPAQEPVQETPKGRKRKTRTTEPKKPVEPKKPAEPKKSGKSTKSKEKQEKITDTFKVKRKVDRFNGVSEAELLTKTLPDILTFNLDIVIIGINPGLMAAYKGHHYPGPGNHFWKCLFMSGLSEEQLNHMDDHTLPGKYGIGFTNMVERTTPGSKDLSSKEFREGGRILVQKLQKYQPRIAVFNGKCIYEIFSKEVFGVKVKNLEFGLQPHKIPDTETLCYVMPSSSARCAQFPRAQDKVHYYIKLKDLRDQLKGIERNTDVQEVQYTFDLQLAQEDAKKMAVKEEKYDPGYEAAYGGAYTENPCSSEPCGFSVDGLAADSAELRGELAFGDIPNGQWMTQSFTDQIPSFSNHCGTQEQGEGSHA; encoded by the exons CTATTCCCTTGAGCAAGCTCaagcattttattcatttccatttcaACAAATGATGACTGAAGCTCCTGACATGGCAGTCACGAGTGAACAGCAAATGCCAGCAGAAGTCCCAGCACCAGCACCTGCTCAGGAGCCAGTACAAG agactccaaaaggaaggaaaagaaaaaccagaacaACTGAACCCAAAAAACCAGTGGAACCCAAAAAACCTGCTGAGCCAAAAAAATCTGGCAAGTccacaaaatcaaaagaaaagcaagaaaaaattacagacacatttaaagtaaaaagaaaagtagacCGTTTTAATGGTGTTTCCGAAGCTGAACTTTTGACCAAGACTCTCCCTGATATTTTGACCTTCAATCTGGACATTGTGATT ATTGGCATCAACCCAGGACTCATGGCTGCTTACAAAGGGCATCATTATCCTGGACCTGGAAACCATTTTT GGAAGTGTCTGTTTATGTCAGGACTGAGTGAGGAGCAGCTAAATCACATGGACGATCACACTTTACCAGGGAAATATGGTATTGGATTTACCAACATGGTGGAACGGACGACGCCAGGCAGCAAGGATCTTTCCAG tAAAGAATTTCGTGAAGGAGGACGTATTCTAGTACAGAAATTACAGAAATATCAGCCACGAATAGCGGTATTTAATGGAAAAT gtatttatgaaatttttagtAAAGAAGTTTTTGGAGTAAAGGTTAAGAACTTGGAATTTGGGCTTCAACCCCATAAGATCCCAGACACAGAAACT CTCTGCTATGTTATGCCATCGTCCAGTGCAAGGTGTGCTCAGTTTCCTCGAGCCCAGGACAAAGTCCACTACTATATTAAGCTGAAGGACTTAAGGGACCAGTTGAAAGGCATTGAACGGAACACGGACGTTCAAGAGGTGCAGTACACGTTTGACCTGCAGCTGGCCCAAG AGGATGCAAAGAAGATGGcagttaaggaagaaaaatatgaccCAGGCTATGAAGCAGCGTATGGTGGTGCTTACACTGAGAACCCATGCAGCAGTGAGCCCTGCGGCTTCTCCGTGGATGGGCTGG CAGCTGACAGTGCAGAGTTAAGAGGAGAATTGGCTTTTGGTGACATTCCAAATGGGCAGTGGATGACCCAGTCGTTTACAGACCAGATTCCTTCCTTCAGCAATCACTGTGGAACGCAGGAGCAGGGAGAAGGGAGCCATGCCTAA
- the Glt8d2 gene encoding glycosyltransferase 8 domain-containing protein 2 isoform X1, protein MALLRKSKTIAFDNDDRRKILINQVLLFLLIVTLCGILYKKVHKGTMVKAEADDDPETPEDLEEEIPVVICAAVGRMGAAMAAINSIYSNTDANIVFYVVGLRNTLTRIRKWIEHSKLREINFKIVEFNPMVLKGKIRPDSSRPELLQPLNFVRFYLPLLIHQHEKVIYLDDDVIVQGDIQELYDTTLARGHAAAFSDDCDLPAAQDINRLVGLQNTYMGYLDYRKKTIKDLGISPSTCSFNPGVIVANMTEWKHQRITKQLEKWMQKNVEENLYSSSLGGGVATSPMLIVFHGKYSTINPLWHIRHLGWNPDARYSEHFLQEAKLLHWNGRHKPWDFPSVHNDLWESWFVPDPAGIFKLNHNS, encoded by the exons ATGGCTCTGTTACGAAAAAGTAAGACGATTGCTTTTGATAACGATGATCGAAGGAAGATACTCA ttaatCAAGTGTTGCTCTTCCTCCTGATTGTGACTCTATGTGGAATTCTGTACAAGAAAGTTCATAAGGGGACTATGGTCAAGGCTGAAGCAG ATGATGACCCTGAGACTCCCGAGGACCTGGAAGAGGAGATCCCGGTGGTGATCTGTGCAGCAGTGGGGAGGATGGGCGCGGCCATGGCTGCCATCAACAGCATCTACAGCAACACCGACGCCAACATCGTGTTCTACGTGGTGGGACTCCGCAACACTCTGACTCGAATTCG AAAATGGATCGAACATTCTAAACTgagagaaataaactttaaaatcgTGGAATTCAACCCTATGGTCCTCAAGGGGAAGATCAGACCAGACTCATCGAGGCCTGAATTGCTCCAGCCT CTGAACTTTGTTCGATTTTATCTCCCTCTGCTTATCCACCAACACGAGAAGGTCATCTACCTGGACGATGATGTGATTGTACAAG GTGATATCCAGGAGCTGTATGACACCACCTTGGCCCGGGGCCACGCGGCAGCTTTCTCCGATGACTGCGACCTGCCTGCTGCTCAGGACATAAACAGACTTGTGGGGCTGCAG AACACATACATGGGCTATCTGGACTACCGGAAGAAGACCATCAAAGACCTCGGCATCAGCCCCAGCACCTGCTCTTTCAATCCAGGTGTGATTGTTGCCAACATGACAGAATGGAAGCACCAGCGAATCACCAAGCAGCTGGAGAAGTGGATGCAAAAAAATGTGGA GGAAAACCTCTACAGCAGCTCCCTGGGAGGAGGGGTGGCTACCTCACCAATGCTGATTGTGTTTCATGGGAAATACTCCACAATCAACCCTTTGTGGCACATAAGACACCTGG GCTGGAATCCAGATGCCAGATATTCAGAGCATTTTCTGCAGGAAGCTAAATTACTCCACTGGAATGGAAGACATAAACCCTGGGACTTCCCCAGTGTTCACAATGACTTATGGGAAAGCTGGTTTGTTCCTGACCCTGCAGGGATATTTAAACTCAATCACAATAGCTGA
- the Glt8d2 gene encoding glycosyltransferase 8 domain-containing protein 2 isoform X2, with product MALLRKINQVLLFLLIVTLCGILYKKVHKGTMVKAEADDDPETPEDLEEEIPVVICAAVGRMGAAMAAINSIYSNTDANIVFYVVGLRNTLTRIRKWIEHSKLREINFKIVEFNPMVLKGKIRPDSSRPELLQPLNFVRFYLPLLIHQHEKVIYLDDDVIVQGDIQELYDTTLARGHAAAFSDDCDLPAAQDINRLVGLQNTYMGYLDYRKKTIKDLGISPSTCSFNPGVIVANMTEWKHQRITKQLEKWMQKNVEENLYSSSLGGGVATSPMLIVFHGKYSTINPLWHIRHLGWNPDARYSEHFLQEAKLLHWNGRHKPWDFPSVHNDLWESWFVPDPAGIFKLNHNS from the exons ATGGCTCTGTTACGAAAAA ttaatCAAGTGTTGCTCTTCCTCCTGATTGTGACTCTATGTGGAATTCTGTACAAGAAAGTTCATAAGGGGACTATGGTCAAGGCTGAAGCAG ATGATGACCCTGAGACTCCCGAGGACCTGGAAGAGGAGATCCCGGTGGTGATCTGTGCAGCAGTGGGGAGGATGGGCGCGGCCATGGCTGCCATCAACAGCATCTACAGCAACACCGACGCCAACATCGTGTTCTACGTGGTGGGACTCCGCAACACTCTGACTCGAATTCG AAAATGGATCGAACATTCTAAACTgagagaaataaactttaaaatcgTGGAATTCAACCCTATGGTCCTCAAGGGGAAGATCAGACCAGACTCATCGAGGCCTGAATTGCTCCAGCCT CTGAACTTTGTTCGATTTTATCTCCCTCTGCTTATCCACCAACACGAGAAGGTCATCTACCTGGACGATGATGTGATTGTACAAG GTGATATCCAGGAGCTGTATGACACCACCTTGGCCCGGGGCCACGCGGCAGCTTTCTCCGATGACTGCGACCTGCCTGCTGCTCAGGACATAAACAGACTTGTGGGGCTGCAG AACACATACATGGGCTATCTGGACTACCGGAAGAAGACCATCAAAGACCTCGGCATCAGCCCCAGCACCTGCTCTTTCAATCCAGGTGTGATTGTTGCCAACATGACAGAATGGAAGCACCAGCGAATCACCAAGCAGCTGGAGAAGTGGATGCAAAAAAATGTGGA GGAAAACCTCTACAGCAGCTCCCTGGGAGGAGGGGTGGCTACCTCACCAATGCTGATTGTGTTTCATGGGAAATACTCCACAATCAACCCTTTGTGGCACATAAGACACCTGG GCTGGAATCCAGATGCCAGATATTCAGAGCATTTTCTGCAGGAAGCTAAATTACTCCACTGGAATGGAAGACATAAACCCTGGGACTTCCCCAGTGTTCACAATGACTTATGGGAAAGCTGGTTTGTTCCTGACCCTGCAGGGATATTTAAACTCAATCACAATAGCTGA